The genomic stretch GGGAGTCgagggaagagagagagggaggactaGGAAAAGGCCTTGTGGTAGCAACTGCATCGTGAAATGGAAACAGAGAAGTGTGTTTATGGTGGTCGATGTGTATATATAAAGCTTATAATTCCAAGTAAAGAAGTCCATGGTCTTTATCAATCTGTTGGAGATTGGAGAGGTTGAGTCGGTCCACCTCAACTCGAGCTCTGTTGAAGGCCGTGACTGAGTTTGTTCGTTCTGTTGTATTGTTTCTGAAGCAGTTACGGATAGCAATTGGTTGGGTCGGCGGGTGGGTGGGACTTGAGGCGGAAACGATTTAAAACAGtagattattatttatttttttaaaatattatttattatttattatatcttTGAACTATACGTTTTAAAGGACATTCctatgtttctttcttttcttttttcttcttctctctttatcTTCATCGtcaaattattattaattttttttcccttCCTCTTGAAAGGATAGTATCAAAGAAGCCATAAGTGTAGTATAAACTAGGGGATAATAATTGACGATGAGCATAAACTCCAGGACGGCAATCAACAGAGAGCATTACATGACTAACACAAGTCTAACACCTTGGCACCACGAGGACGCTATGGGATTGACACACTATCAACCCATATCCAACAAGTTGTTAACATGTGTTTGACACATGAACATCATGAGGACGTTGTGATCGACATACGATCGACCCCTTGATTAACTATAACCAAATCAAATCAATTGTAATTGCCTTCCAAATTCAGTGTGCCAAACAATGCTAAGATTGTAATTAAGCCTAAGAGCAACGAATGCATAATTACTCTCCATAATTATTGATAATCTTGAGAGTATCCTTATAGCTCATTATAAAAGGGATTCCCCAAGTACCTTGtcctataaattaaaattttatttaagagCTGATCTGAATTGTTTAAATCATAAGCTAACTAACTTAAACATTAGATGAACATTGGTTGAGAACACTCCCGACTTAGTTTTATAGGGTTGATATATTCAAAGTCGAAAGAAACTAGGATCGAACTTAAACCGACTTGAGAAGAAATCTCAGTTGGTTAATAAAAAACTAAATAATTTTGATaagagtaaaattattttttcatgattAGGTCTTGATTGCTATCCCCCCTTTATAGGGAAAAAAAAACTATGTAGAGATAGTTGTGCCTACATCTTTGGCGACTGAGATAGCTGTGCCTATAATATCAACAGTGGCTGTGTGACGACATCAGTAACGTCAATGGACGTTATGCTCtctcaaaggttgtgtcatgtcatTGACAAACATGTTATCGATCACCTTAATAGAATTATATCACCCAAACGCTCAAAACTAGCGATTAAACCATATTATCGACCACTCTCAGATATCTCTATGATTGGCTTAACCATCTAACCATAAACATTTATAACTGATTATTATAAATAATCGATCATCTTCTTTCTTCTAATCAATTGGAACCCATAAAACCACTAAAACATTTATATCTTCTATCTTGACATCGGAGTAGTCAAGACTCCACTGATATCGATCTTTTGCATGTGTCTCGATAGCGTATTGGAAGATAGAGTGCTCCACATCGATATCTCTATCTCTATTCCATATTTGTAGATCTTTTCTCGGTACAATTTCTCGATATCTCGGGATTTGGTTAGCCTGTTGCGATGTCGATCTCGAACTATAGCGAGTCGTTGCTACCTTAGTACAACCGACCCAGCATCCTTACCTGCTACCACCACGCTGGTGGAAGCGTGGTGGCATTCGTGTTCACACGTTACCCTAAAAAAAGGGACCCGCTGATGGAGTCAAAGAATTCGGCTGCCGATCCTCTCCGATCATACATCGAACTCGAACCATACAATTCCAACATCACGACCGTCGGTTGTTGGGCCCCAACTATCATCAACAGTGTGTTCCCATCGCCGTCTCCGAATCGGATCCATGATCCCATCCCAAGTCGCAAAAATGGTGCGGATCCTGTCCAAGAAATCGGCCACTGAGTTCCCAATCACCCACAACTGGTGGCGCCAAGTTTAAACAGACCGTAGGTTCACACTGCAAACCGCACCTAGTTGGATAGGATCCCCCCCCCCAAACCCTAATGGAAACAAGAGAACCACCTCACGAATTTAGTGACGCCATTAATTCCAGAAAACacctaaaaatataaataaaaaagtaaactgaaataaaaataaaagaacgtCTAATTTGGCAGCTCAAAGGGGGAATCCGAGGGAGGAAGCGAAGCCGCCTCCTGTGTCGCCTTTAGGGTTCTTTCTACTCCTCCCTCCGCCCGATACCCATTCGAGGGGATCAGTCCATTACATCCCCTCTTTTCTGTCGTCGCTTGCCGATCAAAAGTAGAATGACGGTCCGCATGTTTCGGTTATTGTAGTTTCTTCGGCGAATCGACGATTACTAGTTTAATCTTTCAATCGGATCGTATTGCATGGCCGGGTGGAAGCAGTCGAAAAGGGTCTCCTGGGCCAAAGAGTTGCATCAGGTAATATTGAACCGAATCCACACCCAGCCCCAAGTATCTCGCATAAGACTTTGGGTTTGATTGAATTCTTGTGTTATCATGCCCTTCAAATCGTTGAGTTCTTGTTTTTTTCCTGTTCGTCTGCTTTTGGTACGATTATGTTGTGATTCCTTTTTCGTTTTGTTCTTATGCTCGCATCCATTGTTTCGATTAGGGTTTTCTTCTCTTGTCTTTTACCCAGTTGGTAAATCGATGGGGAGTGTCGATGGGTACATTGTTTGTGTTGTGATCTTGATCCGATGTTGCCGTTTGTAGAATGTCCTTTGGTAAATACCTGCCTTTTTTTTATCACCGGCCTATCTTTACATTCCATTGACCACAGAAAATAGAAAGTTTGCGTGGTAGATGTTTCTAATTGGAAATAGATCTGCCAACTCTGAAACGGAATCTTTTTATTTGGTTTTAAGAGAATCATGCTTGGATTGGCTCACTGGTCGATTGATCTTTGTCTGAACCTTTACCTTAGTATGTTTTAACAGGCCTTGAATGGAGATGTGGCATGACGGATTGGAAGTCCAAGCCGATTACAAACTTTATTTTGGTGCCTTTTTTGCCTTGTTCAACTTCAATATGCAGATAATCGAACACAGAAGTTAATGCACAGACTACATCGCCTGGCCCCAATCAATGGAATAAATGATCGGCGACCAATTAATCGATGTTAAACAACTAACCAATTCAATgaaaaatgaataacatatacATAGCAACTTATATCGCCATGGATTATCAATTCAACCATCTATCAAGATTGGTACCTTGCAATGCTGCaagatttttcttgaaaattttgcacaGCAGTCAGATTGGAAGATTAAACTTTAAAATCTGACAACGAAGCTACTACTCCACATGCTTAACGAGATTAGTCTGAGTAAGATGAAAACTAAAAGTAGCAGTAGCACAGCCATCTAAAATAGTACAAAAGAAGATAACTTGTAATGACTTTCTTAATCTAACTGCTTGAGGATAACACAGAACAGAATTGTTGTCCCGATGAAATGCTGTTAATGTTTTGTATGGGTAAAGAAATGAGAGTCTTGATCAACACTTGCCTGGTAGAAATCTCACAAACAATTGCTGAACTCTTGACTAAGGGGATTACCTATATCTAAAAGACTTGAGCTTTTGAGTCTTTCTTGACTCGGAAGTGCAGAAGCTGTTCGTACTTATTCTAACTCATTTCTTTTAGTTGTcagtatgaaaattgatataatataATTCAAATATAGATGCAATGTAGATCGCAGTTATTTCTGTGTGGTGTTATAGAAGTAATGTGAGGACATGGTTTATTATGTTGCCTGCAATATTCCGGTAAAAACATTGGAACATCGCAAAATTAAGAGAAGTAAAGGTAGTACATCTAAGAAGCTTTTTTATGTATATACTTACCATAAATTGCAAACATGGTAAAAGAAACAAATACTTGAGGCAACAATTTACTATTAATCAAACTGCAACCTGTAAATCTGGGATTCCTGTAAGGACTTATACAATTTTATTGGAATGTAAAGGAATATAAAATTTGAGATAACTTGCAAACATGTGAAAATCATAACTGCTTTCTATAGAATAAGCTCCTTGTAAGTGTTGCTTTAGCAAAAATCATTATTTACTAAACGATCGAGTCAAAAAATTGTAGTGCCATTACAGTTCTATAGTACATGTTGGTTGATGGAAGTTGAAGCTTATAAAATATCAACTGACTTTAACTTATGTCAGATCATCATCACAGGCACAACCATGATTTGGATAACCACCATCATGAGCAACTAATGTAGTTGAAATGTATAATATACTCATACTAGACTAACTTGAAAGAATTATTCTGGATCATTAACTAATTTTATATTAGTTGTATCAACATCAATAAGATTCTGAAAATGTAAATCaattatttattatgaaaaaccatgttcctttttagctgacttatgaattattttgaaaacTCATCGAACAtttcttttttataatataattttttgccCAAATTTAAGGGAAAAATTAACATGTTGTGAGCTTTTTAATAATAAACcataacatattaaaaaaataataatcaaacacTTAAACTTACTGaatgatttaattttttaagGTCAATCGGTACAAATTTGACTGATCGAAAACTTCGCTAATAGTTGATTTAATTTGTTAAAATCAATAtggaatttcaaaaccttattgaTGATAGGATAACTCCTTAACAAATAAGAACATTAAGCTGTAAAGCTACCTTATAATTAAAGCTCTGAAGTCGAGTTCATATAAGTCCCTGGCATAAGCTTTCAAAACGATATATAATAAGTCAATACTTGGCTAATTTAAACATAAGCAGATTTGTTTTGCGAGCATCAAAAGCTTAAGCCTTTCTCATTGGCCTCCTTTTGTTAATTCTCTTATCATTCTGTTAAATCATCCAGAACAATCCAACAGCAGGCGCAATTATACATACCCATAAAATGTTAATTGAAAACTTGGCTAATAATTCATTCTGTTTATTAAAATGAACTTAGATTTTCAGACCTATTGATGATAGGAAAAGTCGtaattgataaataaaaaaattaattgtaGAAAGCTAAGGCATAAATGAATCTCTCAAGTCAAGTTCATATAATAATATGGTAATGATAAATAATAACTCAGATACTTGGTAGATTCAATCCACAACAAGTTTGTTTTATGGGCAATAAATGTATAAGCCTTTCTGTTTGGCCTCCTAATGTTAACTCTTCCATCATTCTGTTAAAGCGTCAATAAGCTGCAGTGCAAATGCTATTTCACCATACTAGCAATCAAGGGCATGTCACACAATATACAGACTATAAGCTCATTTACCTGTCCCTCcttttccttttcccttttgtcTTTTCCATGGGAGGCTTACTGTGACATTAGCAGTGGGGCTTGAGTCACCCTGCTGCTAATGTCCAAGACCAACTAGTTTTTTCTTTAACAGATTGATGAGTGATCAATTGTTCATGAGTCCACCTGTTCCTTGGTCCTGTAGCTACCATCATTAAAATCTTAAGAGATTGAACTTGAAGAAACTGAACAGAAGGGGTTCTTCATCCATCACAAGCCTGCTCTAAAGAAACCAAAGCCACAGATGAACAATGATGTTAACCCCTTCATCTTCAAAACAAGATAAGAAATCTCCATATGATCTGGTAACTaaattgcttctttttttttgcatGTGGCAAAGATCATTGTTGTGCTCGTTGGTTCCTAATAGTCAATTCTTATTTTAAGTTTAAAATCTATGTTATGCTTGTGTTGTAGAAAAAATAAACAATGTGATAGATCAGGATCGATCCTGTCCTTATCCAAAGACATGTTGAATGATGTTATTTAAGTGTCTCGAAATAAGTTCCTAATGCTGATATGATGATTCACTAACagaaaccttaaaaaaaaaaaatgaaagatcgacTGATATTATGTTACCATTATGTCATGTGAATTTGCTGCTGTGTTGCTTCTCTTTCTCCAACAAGCAATAAATTAAACAAAGCAACAAATTATAACTTAACTACCTGAAGACTTTGAAGTTTTAGTCAGTCTACAGCTTGTTTGTCTAGAAAGTTGAGGCAATACTCAAAGTCCATACCTCTTCCAGGACAGTGGTAAGTAaatgttatttggatgaaaactaTCCAATCTAATGGCAAAGTTCCTTTATCAGGATGGGCTACAGTTTGAAATTTGCAATTGGACATGGTGCTTGTTGTTTCTAGGATAACATGGTCAAATATTGTTTATAGTGTTTTGTTGGACTGTAAAACTTCATGTTTGGCAATATGTTATAATTTATCGATCCCATTTGCTTATTGTTTTGGGTCTTGGTTAGGGCCCTGATAGAGAAGGAAAGCTCACAGTTTAATCTTTTTGCATGGAGAAAGATAGTGTTTAGCTGCTAACCCGTCGCTTTCTTCTATCTCTTAAATTGTCTGTTTTCTTAttctgaattcaatttgaatcgcCAGAtcaagattttcttttcttttctttgctatGTCCCAAATTAGGGACCTATTTTGCTTGTCGTATCACTCTTCTTGATATAGTTGTCTCACAGGTCAATATTAATTCTTGGGCAAAAACTTTTCAGTTGTGCATTATTAGCAATTTTAGGGCTTGTTAAATGTGGTAGCATCTGCCTTTCCAGGTAAGATTATTCTTAGCAGAGGATGCCCCTGCTCTTTCTGGAGCGGGGACCCAAGACCATCTCCAAGCAAAGGGTTCATGGTTATTGCATTCAGCAAGCACAGGCAATGATGATTCTTCTCTACCTCCAGGCTTTGAAGCACCTCATCCTGCATACAAGCTCAGATCTGAAATCTCACAGATTCCTTTGATCAAGTGGACATGTCCTATCCAAGTAATGGATAACTTATTCAGTTTGTCGGTTCCTAAATAGCTTGAAATTTAGTTATATCATACAAAAAATTTCTTAAGTCTGTATTGCCTGTAACATGTCACTTGCTTATCTTTTTTCCAATTTCAGGTGTTAGTGAATCCAGAGTGGCTAGTGGCTGCTGGAGAAGAAAGTGCTGAAGTGGCTGTACAGAGTCAAAGACAAGTGAGTCTTCTTGAAGCAATTTATCCACGGTTGACTTCTGTTCCTCCAAAGTAAGTTGTCTTTGTTGTTAACATGATTTGCTATCTTTTACCTGCCTTGTCTTTTCACTAATGCCAAACCTGAATCTAAAAATACAGTCCTTCAGTTTCATCCGAGGTACAAGACTCAGTTTACAATGACTTCCAGACTCCTGTAATTCCTGTAACTGCTATCGAAGATGAAGATTCATCAGAACAATTCGAAACAGCAAGATCAGCAGCTGCATCTCCCCAAGTCCAACAGACAAATGATCATAATTTGCAGGGCATGATTAAAAAGCATGATCTTCCAAACCTCAATTCAGTTACCACACAGATCCAACATCGTGATGTGCAGACTATGCATCATGGTGAGACAACTGCAGGAAGGATTATACAGATTGCGAAACCAGATGTCGCCACTGCTGCTTCTGCAGCTTTTACAGCAATCATGAAAAGCAGTGAGGATGGAAGCATGATAGATCGTGACCTTCTTATTAGTATCCTCAGTAACCCCAGCTTGGTGGAGAAACTGGTTTCAGAACATGGAGCTCCTAAACAAGCTCGGGTGCCTTTGGCTTCTGCAGCAGTCTCACGTCCTCATCCCTTTGTACCAGTTCAGGCACCGGGTCTTGCTCCAGCAGTCCCGCCTCAACTTCCCCACATCAATACTGGCACTTGTTCCCCGTTCCCAGTTCTTCAAAACACGCAGATGTATCCTTTTCCCAGTTCCATGCCGCCCCAAGCTGCGAATTCTCATGCTTCGCACATTCAGATCTGTGTCCAAGCAGCAGCAAAAGATGCAAATTATTTAAAAGGTTTAGTCCATCAGCATGGTGGTGAGAAGCAAGATGCCCCAGATCTCAATTTTGTACATGCTGCTAATTACCAAAACAACATTGCGGCCACAAATGCTGTTGATCCTTTTGGGTCTATGCAGCAAAGAGAAGCGAGGCCTAAGATCCCAAGGCCTTGTGCCTACTTCAACACCCCTAAGGGGTGTCGGCATGGGGAAAGCTGCTCGTATCAGCATGTCCCCTCTTTACCGCGGCGGACGGAGCAGCCAAGAGGATCAAAAAGAATTAAATTAGATAGAGGAATTGCTGGCAGGAACTATTAAGTTCTGGTCAATCCGacgttctttttcttctttcttattcatTCGTGGCTAGTACATACACAGCGATCTTCACTGCTTCCCATCATTATTTTTGCTACATTTTTTTCATTGCAATGTAAAATGACAAAGTTGTCTAGAATTCAGAATCTGTGCATTGATTATACTTCATTCATTATGTTTGTGTGAGACGATCAAGTTTAATTATCCCAAGGCAACAAATTAATATTGTTGGTTTTCTTCACATCAAAACAAAGCAGCTGTGAAATAGCCACAAGCGAATCAGCTATTGCTATCTCATGGATGACAGCGGGTTTGTCAAGTAGGTAGAGGATCGGGCAAATTTGGAACAATATCGACCGTCGAACAGCATGTATTATGGCTGATATCGGCGTTGTGAGCTCTCTTCTatttttgtcataaaaattttgcagGTTTACTTGTATGTGGTGTTCTGAATATTTTTTGATGTCTATAAAATTGCAATCTTACATATACAATTTAACAGTACGACAACAATGATAGTTTGCCGGTATGCTCATTTTCTTATAAGTTCACGAGAGATTACATATTGAGAGGTTAATCTCTTACGAATGGATATCGTAAGAGCTACGCCCGACTCGTGCAAAACCATCCAACTCATAGCGGTATGCACACTGTGCAAAGGACGAGGAgagtgaggagaagaagaagaggacgagAAGGGCTGTTTTTGCCTCAC from Musa acuminata AAA Group cultivar baxijiao chromosome BXJ1-3, Cavendish_Baxijiao_AAA, whole genome shotgun sequence encodes the following:
- the LOC103977905 gene encoding zinc finger CCCH domain-containing protein 6, with the protein product MAGWKQSKRVSWAKELHQVRLFLAEDAPALSGAGTQDHLQAKGSWLLHSASTGNDDSSLPPGFEAPHPAYKLRSEISQIPLIKWTCPIQVLVNPEWLVAAGEESAEVAVQSQRQVSLLEAIYPRLTSVPPNPSVSSEVQDSVYNDFQTPVIPVTAIEDEDSSEQFETARSAAASPQVQQTNDHNLQGMIKKHDLPNLNSVTTQIQHRDVQTMHHGETTAGRIIQIAKPDVATAASAAFTAIMKSSEDGSMIDRDLLISILSNPSLVEKLVSEHGAPKQARVPLASAAVSRPHPFVPVQAPGLAPAVPPQLPHINTGTCSPFPVLQNTQMYPFPSSMPPQAANSHASHIQICVQAAAKDANYLKGLVHQHGGEKQDAPDLNFVHAANYQNNIAATNAVDPFGSMQQREARPKIPRPCAYFNTPKGCRHGESCSYQHVPSLPRRTEQPRGSKRIKLDRGIAGRNY